Proteins from a genomic interval of Terriglobales bacterium:
- a CDS encoding glycosyltransferase family 4 protein: MRVLTFTSLFPNSCQPEHGIFIYQRMAHFAQRPGNYVEVVAPIPYVPSWLRGAAIPSRLQHFASVPRTEKIGGIRVHHPRYPLIPKISMAVHGWLMYNASRKLVKSLVTAAKFDLIDGHYVYPDGYAAVRLAKDVGLPAFVTTRGTDMNLFPEIRTVMPKIRWTLGNVAGGIGVSSKLRELMLNNGLPSAKSTVIGNGIDTERFFPVDQAEARKRLDLPRDQKILVSVAALKRHKGFPLLIPAVQKLREKGLNVLLLLIGDGEGADEAKKMASELGIADRVRFLGIVPNQELQNWYSAADASVLASTREGWPNVLLESMACGTPVLATNIGGIPEVLNSEKLGILTEPNVESVCTGLCRALSTSWDREAIAEYGRSRSWDAVAAEVDAFFALKLSESMGCSSG; encoded by the coding sequence ATGCGCGTACTGACCTTCACAAGCCTGTTTCCGAACTCGTGCCAACCGGAACACGGCATTTTCATTTATCAGCGCATGGCTCACTTCGCGCAACGGCCCGGTAATTACGTGGAAGTGGTAGCACCGATTCCCTATGTTCCTTCGTGGCTCCGGGGAGCCGCGATTCCCAGCCGGTTGCAGCATTTCGCCTCGGTCCCTAGGACCGAGAAGATTGGTGGAATCCGCGTTCATCACCCTCGATATCCTCTGATCCCGAAGATCTCGATGGCAGTCCATGGCTGGCTGATGTACAACGCGAGCCGCAAACTGGTGAAAAGCCTCGTCACAGCAGCGAAGTTCGATCTGATCGATGGACACTACGTATACCCGGATGGCTATGCGGCGGTGCGCCTGGCGAAAGATGTGGGTCTGCCCGCATTTGTTACGACGCGTGGAACCGACATGAACCTCTTTCCCGAAATCCGCACGGTGATGCCGAAGATACGGTGGACTCTAGGGAATGTCGCCGGTGGAATTGGCGTCTCTTCGAAGCTGCGCGAATTAATGCTCAACAACGGTCTTCCTTCCGCGAAATCAACGGTAATCGGCAATGGAATCGATACGGAGCGATTCTTCCCAGTTGACCAGGCGGAGGCACGCAAGCGGCTAGACCTGCCACGGGATCAAAAGATTCTTGTGTCAGTGGCGGCACTCAAGAGACACAAGGGCTTTCCGCTGTTGATTCCGGCTGTACAGAAGCTGCGAGAGAAGGGCCTGAACGTTCTCCTGCTGCTGATCGGCGATGGCGAAGGCGCCGATGAAGCAAAGAAAATGGCATCCGAACTGGGCATCGCCGACCGGGTTCGGTTTCTCGGCATAGTGCCGAACCAGGAGCTACAAAACTGGTATAGCGCCGCGGACGCGAGCGTTCTCGCCAGCACACGCGAGGGCTGGCCCAACGTGCTATTGGAGTCAATGGCTTGCGGCACCCCGGTGCTAGCAACAAATATTGGCGGAATTCCGGAGGTTTTGAATTCAGAAAAGTTGGGGATTTTGACCGAGCCGAATGTTGAATCGGTTTGCACTGGATTGTGCAGGGCCCTTTCAACCTCATGGGACCGCGAGGCCATAGCGGAATATGGACGAAGCCGGTCATGGGATGCCGTGGCGGCTGAAGTAGATGCGTTTTTCGCGCTTAAGCTTTCAGAATCTATGGGTTGCAGCTCAGGGTGA
- a CDS encoding UDP-glucose/GDP-mannose dehydrogenase family protein, giving the protein MSRSVSVFGLGYVGAVTAACLAERGHRIVGVDPNPIKVDALNAARTPIVEARMNELIEAGCKKGLISATRDANEAIQKTEISFVSVGTPSMRNGKLELGHIEAVCRDIGQALAKKSTFHTIVIRSTVLPGTTQQVVIPLLEKTSGKKFGKDFAVCFNPEFLREGSAVADFFEPPMTVIGCEDLNVIGPVKELYEWAPAPLFETTTATAEMVKYVCNAFHALKVAFANEIGTMCREMTIDPHTVMDIFKTDTRLNISKTYLSPGFAFGGSCLPKDLRALNYKAKELDTKLPLLESIMPSNDHHIDRAVEAVLRLEKRTVGMLGLSFKSGTDDLRESPNVVLAKRLLGEGCQLKIWDDHVRLGQLIGSNRQFIEDVIPHIGSLLCEDMNKVVEESEIIVVGTNAVDRKALRAKLRPSQTIVDLVRWELPRAAKREMAAAH; this is encoded by the coding sequence ATGTCTCGCTCAGTTAGTGTGTTTGGACTTGGCTACGTGGGTGCCGTTACGGCGGCGTGTTTGGCTGAAAGAGGACATCGGATCGTCGGCGTGGATCCGAACCCGATCAAAGTGGATGCGTTGAACGCGGCGCGTACACCGATCGTGGAAGCCCGGATGAACGAACTCATTGAGGCTGGCTGCAAAAAGGGTTTGATTTCAGCGACCCGCGACGCGAACGAGGCTATTCAAAAGACAGAGATCTCATTCGTCTCGGTCGGCACACCGAGCATGCGCAACGGCAAGCTGGAGCTTGGTCACATTGAAGCCGTTTGCAGAGACATCGGCCAGGCGCTGGCGAAGAAATCGACCTTCCACACCATCGTGATCCGCAGCACAGTTTTGCCGGGCACAACCCAGCAGGTAGTGATTCCGTTGCTCGAAAAGACGAGCGGCAAGAAATTTGGTAAGGACTTCGCAGTCTGCTTCAACCCTGAGTTCTTGCGCGAAGGCTCAGCTGTGGCTGACTTCTTTGAACCTCCGATGACGGTGATCGGCTGCGAAGACCTTAACGTGATTGGTCCGGTGAAAGAGCTCTACGAGTGGGCGCCTGCGCCGCTGTTCGAAACGACCACTGCAACGGCGGAAATGGTGAAGTACGTCTGCAATGCGTTCCACGCCTTGAAGGTCGCTTTCGCGAACGAAATCGGGACGATGTGCCGCGAGATGACGATCGATCCGCACACGGTCATGGATATCTTCAAGACCGATACGCGCCTGAACATCTCGAAAACTTACCTGTCCCCTGGTTTCGCGTTCGGCGGGTCCTGTTTGCCGAAAGATCTGCGCGCTTTGAATTACAAGGCGAAGGAACTCGATACGAAACTACCGCTGCTCGAATCGATCATGCCGAGCAACGATCATCACATCGACCGCGCGGTCGAGGCTGTACTGCGGCTCGAAAAGCGCACGGTTGGAATGCTGGGATTGAGCTTTAAGTCCGGTACCGACGATCTGCGCGAAAGCCCGAACGTGGTGCTTGCAAAGCGTCTTCTGGGCGAAGGCTGCCAGTTGAAGATATGGGATGACCATGTCCGCCTAGGCCAATTGATCGGATCGAACCGCCAGTTTATCGAAGACGTGATTCCACACATCGGTTCCCTGCTCTGCGAAGACATGAACAAGGTGGTGGAGGAATCTGAAATCATCGTGGTTGGGACGAATGCGGTGGACCGCAAGGCATTGCGTGCGAAACTGCGTCCGTCGCAGACGATTGTGGACCTCGTCCGTTGGGAATTGCCACGTGCTGCAAAGCGTGAAATGGCGGCCGCCCACTAG
- a CDS encoding glycosyltransferase: MKILWVKSGGLIPADHGGRIRSYNLLKQLARHHEVTFFTFYPEEPNDIHAELDNVFHRVVRYTFKQPPAKGFQDAIAYGRNLLSLRPYSLTKYCRPGIRERLAEVMRKERFDVVICDFLISGGVIPWETDVPIVLFTHNVEAQIWERSYKLADNPIWKTVCWREYKTMARLEERLVKDADHVLAVSEDDKRGFLPYVSPEKISVIPTGVDPEYFQPVPGVPEKPNSLVFTGSMDWLPNDEGILYFVEQILSLVQQRVPDVSLTVVGRKPSERLKTLAAANPAIRVTGRVEDVRPYMTEASVYVVPLLIGSGTRLKVFEAMAMAKAMVSTPLGTEGLPVTHGENSMLADNPKDFADHVVSLLRNREERERIGKNARNFVEANFSWEAVGKVLEQVLQKVTNASAAVHTTAH; this comes from the coding sequence ATGAAGATTCTTTGGGTGAAATCAGGAGGGCTGATCCCTGCCGACCACGGTGGGCGCATTCGCAGCTACAACCTCCTGAAACAGCTTGCGCGCCACCACGAGGTGACGTTTTTCACCTTCTACCCGGAGGAACCCAACGATATCCATGCCGAACTGGATAACGTGTTCCACCGGGTGGTGCGCTATACCTTCAAGCAGCCACCTGCAAAAGGCTTCCAGGATGCGATTGCCTACGGGCGCAACCTGCTTTCGCTGCGTCCATACTCATTGACAAAGTATTGCCGTCCGGGAATTCGCGAGCGTCTAGCGGAAGTGATGCGCAAAGAGCGATTCGACGTGGTGATCTGCGACTTCCTCATTTCCGGCGGAGTGATTCCGTGGGAGACCGACGTCCCCATCGTGCTATTCACGCACAACGTGGAAGCACAGATATGGGAGCGTTCATACAAGCTTGCCGACAATCCGATCTGGAAAACAGTCTGCTGGCGGGAATACAAGACGATGGCGCGTTTGGAAGAACGCCTGGTGAAAGATGCAGATCATGTGCTTGCCGTCTCCGAAGACGACAAGCGCGGATTTCTTCCATACGTTTCACCCGAGAAGATCAGCGTGATTCCAACCGGTGTCGATCCGGAATACTTTCAGCCGGTGCCGGGGGTGCCGGAGAAGCCGAATTCACTGGTGTTTACCGGATCGATGGACTGGCTGCCTAATGACGAAGGCATTCTGTACTTCGTCGAGCAAATTCTGTCGCTGGTGCAGCAGAGAGTACCGGATGTTTCGTTGACAGTTGTCGGAAGAAAACCGTCGGAGCGCCTGAAGACGTTAGCCGCTGCGAATCCGGCGATTCGCGTGACCGGACGCGTAGAAGATGTGCGTCCATATATGACGGAAGCTTCGGTGTATGTAGTCCCGCTTTTGATTGGGAGCGGCACGAGGCTGAAAGTATTTGAAGCGATGGCCATGGCGAAAGCGATGGTTTCCACTCCGCTCGGCACCGAGGGCCTGCCGGTCACTCATGGAGAAAACTCCATGTTGGCCGACAATCCGAAAGACTTTGCAGACCACGTCGTTTCCCTCCTCCGCAATCGTGAAGAACGAGAGCGCATCGGCAAGAATGCGCGCAACTTCGTGGAAGCGAATTTCTCCTGGGAAGCTGTGGGCAAGGTGCTGGAGCAAGTACTGCAGAAGGTCACGAACGCATCAGCGGCCGTCCATACGACTGCCCACTAG
- a CDS encoding putative O-glycosylation ligase, exosortase A system-associated codes for MRDFIVLAFIFLSAPAALFSPYYGVLVWHFISFLNPHRFAWSFAFNFPVAMVIGIPTLIGALFTKDSNRKLFTRETLILVILWAWFCVTLFHASQIPFLSTHLDDGLFKLTRISKILLMTFVTFYLVSSKQKLRWLLLLVAFCFIFLDGKGAIWGVATGGEWRVYGPQESFIEDNNAFALATNMVMPLMFFLAWDEERRWVRWLLRFGFVSGIIAVMLTYSRGGLLGLAVVLGLVAIKAHRKLIAACLLVLVTLGTLAYSPEKWKDRMSGFLEGKVDSSAEQRLVTWGVGLRLVRDYPVFGGGFEVYPDVAIFQHYKTRDMPGGRLSAGPHSIYMEMLGEHGFVGLGLFLSLVGSCLLTLRKVIRISKRDPNGRWALVTAHSFEVSIYAFLVSGAFLGFANFDLWYLYVACTSVLHLLYMQQLKSEAQGPIVSQSPEEPHGSSVPASRDGIYA; via the coding sequence ATGCGTGATTTCATAGTGCTCGCATTCATCTTTCTCTCAGCACCGGCAGCCTTGTTCTCGCCGTACTATGGCGTCCTCGTGTGGCATTTTATTTCCTTCCTGAATCCGCACCGGTTTGCCTGGAGCTTCGCATTCAATTTTCCTGTCGCAATGGTGATAGGAATCCCCACACTCATCGGCGCATTGTTCACAAAGGACTCGAACAGAAAACTATTTACGCGGGAAACTCTAATCCTGGTTATCTTGTGGGCATGGTTCTGCGTTACGCTGTTTCACGCGAGCCAGATTCCATTTCTCTCCACGCATTTGGACGACGGACTGTTTAAGCTCACTCGCATCAGCAAGATTCTGCTGATGACCTTCGTGACGTTTTACCTGGTTTCCTCTAAGCAGAAACTACGCTGGCTTCTTTTATTAGTCGCATTCTGCTTCATTTTTCTCGATGGAAAGGGCGCCATCTGGGGTGTTGCTACTGGAGGCGAGTGGCGAGTCTACGGACCGCAAGAGTCATTCATCGAAGACAATAATGCCTTCGCTTTGGCCACCAACATGGTGATGCCTCTCATGTTCTTCCTCGCCTGGGATGAAGAGAGACGGTGGGTTCGGTGGCTCCTTCGGTTTGGTTTCGTTAGCGGCATCATCGCGGTGATGCTCACCTATTCCAGGGGCGGCTTACTCGGCCTTGCGGTTGTGCTTGGTTTAGTGGCGATCAAGGCACACCGGAAGTTGATTGCAGCTTGCCTTCTAGTCTTAGTGACCTTGGGAACGCTGGCTTACTCACCCGAGAAATGGAAGGATCGCATGAGCGGCTTCCTGGAAGGCAAGGTGGACAGCTCTGCCGAGCAACGACTGGTTACTTGGGGAGTTGGCCTCAGACTAGTACGAGACTACCCGGTGTTTGGCGGCGGCTTTGAAGTCTATCCGGATGTAGCCATTTTTCAGCATTACAAGACCCGGGATATGCCTGGTGGCCGCCTCTCGGCAGGACCACACAGCATTTACATGGAGATGCTGGGAGAACACGGTTTCGTCGGACTCGGTTTGTTCCTTTCACTTGTTGGGAGTTGCCTGCTGACACTCCGAAAGGTGATCCGGATATCCAAGCGGGATCCAAACGGCCGATGGGCACTAGTCACAGCCCACAGTTTCGAGGTCAGTATTTACGCCTTCCTGGTGAGCGGAGCTTTTCTGGGATTCGCGAACTTCGATCTCTGGTATTTATACGTGGCGTGTACGAGTGTTCTCCACCTTCTGTACATGCAGCAGCTTAAATCTGAAGCACAGGGGCCGATCGTCAGCCAGTCACCCGAAGAGCCGCATGGTTCTTCCGTGCCGGCTTCTCGTGATGGTATTTATGCGTAA
- a CDS encoding polysaccharide deacetylase family protein produces MTQSTKSEQITYVPGPDENGWKGTAARLLQASGLLSSLVKSTASALLRNNQYRCAILYYHRIGTGGVPVYNGIPADVFESQIRFLRQNYRIISLAQFCQEFPEGKVAEPSVVITFDDGYRGTYTEALPILQKYSVPATVYLTVGCIETGDIAWYDKIFLAFYIAEAEGIDVEVEEELLHFPLSSLRDRLGSALRLIRRLRQIPNVDRIDFCRKFDKQFPLPSTETRGRMLTWEEARQMQKLGISFGGHTMTHPAVSQLSPPEAEIELGESKAIAEKRLGQRVVDFAFPFGNLQACGTGTPALLKKFEYRSATTTMEGVNSGDADPFLLRRTAVIEEAGVSLAMFRLNQLFRRGSNERLTQTSAAQETQASLREMHA; encoded by the coding sequence ATGACGCAATCGACCAAGTCCGAGCAGATTACTTACGTGCCCGGCCCCGATGAGAACGGCTGGAAAGGCACGGCGGCGCGCCTGCTTCAGGCTTCGGGACTCCTCAGTTCACTCGTTAAGTCAACCGCTTCAGCCTTGTTACGCAACAACCAGTATCGATGCGCGATCCTCTACTACCATCGCATTGGCACAGGTGGGGTTCCCGTCTATAACGGAATCCCGGCAGATGTGTTCGAAAGCCAGATCAGGTTTCTGCGCCAGAATTATAGGATTATTTCTCTCGCGCAATTTTGCCAGGAGTTTCCCGAGGGGAAAGTCGCGGAGCCCTCTGTGGTTATTACGTTCGATGATGGTTATCGCGGTACATACACCGAAGCGCTCCCGATACTTCAAAAGTACAGTGTTCCAGCCACTGTTTACCTGACCGTGGGTTGTATTGAGACAGGCGATATTGCCTGGTACGACAAGATCTTCCTCGCTTTCTATATTGCCGAGGCAGAGGGCATTGACGTAGAGGTCGAAGAGGAATTGCTGCATTTTCCGCTATCATCGCTCCGTGACCGCCTGGGTTCGGCATTGCGGCTGATCAGGCGCTTAAGGCAGATTCCAAATGTTGACCGCATTGATTTCTGCCGCAAATTCGACAAGCAATTTCCACTTCCATCCACGGAGACCAGAGGGCGCATGCTCACCTGGGAGGAAGCGCGACAGATGCAGAAGCTCGGTATCTCGTTTGGTGGGCACACGATGACACATCCGGCTGTGTCGCAGCTTTCACCGCCGGAGGCGGAAATCGAATTGGGCGAGTCAAAGGCGATTGCCGAAAAACGGCTGGGCCAGCGCGTGGTGGATTTCGCTTTCCCTTTCGGTAACCTTCAGGCGTGCGGAACCGGTACCCCGGCACTGCTCAAGAAGTTCGAATATCGGTCGGCGACAACCACCATGGAAGGCGTAAATTCAGGCGACGCCGATCCATTCCTGCTGCGCAGGACCGCTGTGATTGAAGAAGCCGGCGTTTCCCTCGCAATGTTCCGTCTGAACCAGTTGTTTCGCCGTGGGTCGAACGAACGCCTCACGCAAACGTCGGCAGCGCAAGAGACCCAGGCAAGCTTGAGGGAAATGCATGCGTGA
- a CDS encoding class I SAM-dependent methyltransferase — protein MRKQLHNMYNGLRNWITPGLRNSQFAYRDKLAECLRPETKWLDLGCGHNLLPSWMPNALQDERALVARCGRVVGIDADFANLRVHESISERVFGNIEYLPFRDQTFDLITANMVVEHVENPAPLLREVHRVLRPGGVFLFHTPNFLGYATLLSAFLPDFTKVQLAKWLQGRASEDVFPTRYRMNTKRSVSQAAVQEHFDVQEVALVESSAQTVMLGPVVALELLWIRLLRARVLAGLRTNLIVKLRKKDISQVASLQFESAKEVPVGQG, from the coding sequence ATGAGAAAACAGCTTCACAATATGTATAACGGCCTCAGAAACTGGATTACTCCGGGCCTGAGAAATTCGCAGTTTGCGTATCGTGACAAGCTGGCGGAATGTCTCCGTCCGGAGACGAAATGGCTGGATCTCGGTTGCGGTCACAATTTGCTGCCTTCCTGGATGCCGAATGCGCTTCAGGACGAGAGAGCACTGGTCGCACGTTGTGGAAGAGTGGTCGGTATTGACGCCGATTTTGCGAATCTCCGAGTACACGAATCCATCAGCGAGAGAGTTTTCGGAAATATCGAGTACCTTCCGTTTCGTGATCAGACGTTCGATCTGATCACAGCTAACATGGTTGTGGAACACGTGGAAAACCCCGCGCCTCTGTTGCGCGAAGTTCATCGAGTGTTGCGTCCCGGGGGAGTATTCCTTTTTCACACGCCTAATTTCTTGGGATACGCCACGCTGCTCTCCGCCTTTCTTCCTGACTTCACTAAGGTACAACTCGCGAAATGGCTGCAGGGGAGGGCCTCAGAAGATGTGTTCCCGACGCGTTATCGCATGAATACGAAGCGTTCCGTGTCGCAAGCAGCCGTGCAGGAACATTTCGACGTGCAGGAAGTCGCACTGGTGGAGTCCTCCGCTCAGACGGTAATGCTAGGTCCAGTGGTTGCCTTGGAGTTGCTGTGGATCCGCTTGCTTCGGGCGAGAGTTTTAGCAGGCCTGAGAACGAACTTGATCGTGAAGTTGCGGAAGAAAGATATCTCTCAAGTTGCAAGCCTGCAGTTCGAGTCTGCGAAAGAAGTTCCAGTGGGCCAGGGATGA